The nucleotide window GCAGGTTAAGCATCACCATCGCTGGGAGCCATGTATTTCGAGAAATTCAGGATGTAGTCGTCAAGGTTTTCCTCCAGCATCAAACGGTATTGCTCCAAGAAGTAATCGAGCGTTTCGGTTTTCGCTTGTTCCATCTCTGCGCCATTGGAAAAACCGCATGCACTCACCCAGGCATTGAATCTCGCCGTTGCGTAGAGCATTGACGCACTGGCCTTGCCCCTGCCAATCTCAGTCTGATGATCGTTTGTCAGATGGATGTGCGCATCTGCACGATCGTAAAACTTGTCGTCTACTTCCTTTGGCACGGTACGTTCCTTTGATGCGTAACGTTGGAGATCACGCGATGCCGCAGGCGGTCGCATGGATTGACCTGTTATGCGGTACGTCTACCATTCGCGCCACTCCTCTGTGATGTCGCCGTTTTCGCCAAGACCAGCCAAAGAGGCAGCGGCAATGATCAGCTCGCATATATCCTCTCGTTGGTCCGTTTCAATGAGGCTGTGTTCGCACTGCTCATTCAGGTCATTGAGTTCAAGCACAGCCGTCTTCACTGCTGCCATGATCCCCTCGCTCTTTCCGTGCATGGATGGCTCTAGCACTGAAGATAGGTATCCATCCAATATTGACGCACAACGTTCAATGTCTTCCTTCGAGTAGTCATCGAAATCGTCCTCTCCCTCTTCTCGCTCCATGTACGAGAGCATGCTTTTGAGGGCGCGCTCCTTGATGTCACGAAGTTCCCCTGAAATCTGGGCAGCCATTTCTTACTCCCGCATTTACGAAGCGTGAAAGTGAGGGGCCGCGCGGTTTCATCGCACGGCTTCTCCTCGACCGTAGCGTTAAACTTCTGGTACATTGACTTTGGTTTCATTTATTGACGGCTGCCACTGGGCCTACGTCCATACCGTCATAAGCGCCGAGTCTGCTGCGTTTGGCGAAGGCCGCAAGCTCCGTGTTGCGTGAATGCAGACTCTCAACGGAATGCGCTTCAACGCGCTCAACATGCAACCACCAAAGATCAGGGGCGTTCGGCTTGTCCTTGTCGGACAGATAGATATTCACAACCTTGTAGCCCTGTGCGGACAATTCCTTTGCGGCGGCTTCAAGAGGTGGGCGTGATTTATTTGTGAAGAAATACCCCCAAAGCATTGGCCGAGACATGTCCCACTTTGTTTGCTTGGTAATGTTCGCGAACATTTGCTCTAACTGTTCGCGTGGTACAGGTGATTGAGCTTGTACGGTCATACAGTGCAATGAGATGAGCAGGATGGCTGTGATTTGTGCGATACGCATAGCTGCAGCGTCACTCATGAGTCATACCGTAGAAGTGAAAAGCTGCCAGAGCGCGGCGTAGGGAACCACAAGCGTTGCTTGTGGCCATCCTCTCGATTTCCGGGTTAGGCGATTTGTGCTGCTGCATGCGGCAAAGCATAGGGCTGAAGTGGCATCTCGCTAATTTTGTAACCGGTCTTTCGAACCCATCTCCAAATTTTGTCAATCCAACGGCTGAATTCTTCTGGGTCATAGCTCAGGCCATTTGGTGCAGAAAAGTTGTTGGCCCAATACAAGCGACCAGGCGCGCTCAAATCAGGCTGGCTTCTTGTTACTTCAAGGACCGGAGCTTGAGCAGCGTTGGAAAAGTAATACCAACCTATGCATTCTGGGTCGTGCGCTTTTGTTCCGACTGTTCCGTACTCTGGATTCCATTGGAAGCTCTTATTCCAAATTGTGTAGTGCCAGTGCCCGGAGAACATTTCATTGAAGCCGTGAACCAAAAGACCTTCTTTGGTTGGGGCGAAACTTTCAAAAATCTCGATTTCGCAAGTACTGTGAAGAAAAGCAATTAGTTGCTCTTCATCTTTGGTACTCATCAGTAACTGAATTTGCTTACCCATGTGAGAAGCCTAACCGGAAGTCATGTAATTGCGTATCCCCCATTCGGGGGATATTGAGGCCGAAATCGAAGAAAGGTAGGCCTGATAGCTGACATTCCTTTATGTCTCCTTCTGGCCCATAGCTCCAGTTGACCCGAAGCGGGAATCCAAGATGTCTGACTTGTAGCCCGCAAGCAGACATTTAGGTTAGATTTTTAGGTTGGTACGTTTCGTGATGAAAATGCAGCATTAGTACAAAAACGTGTTCGATAGGCTCTATCGGCGGCTGCTTCTGCGCAGCCGAAAGAACGGAGAGCAACACCTTTTGAGCGGCAACACTGGGAGTTGATTTTTTCGTTGAAATAGTAATCTCTGTGAGTAGTTGTGCTTGCAGGACTACTGGCCGAAACACTGCCCCCCTAAGCCTTGTTGAAAACACTCTATCAAGTTTCGCTTGAGCAATGGGTGATAGTGTTTGGATTGGTATTAGTGGCTGGTTTGACTGGAATATGCATCTGGACAACGTCCTTTTTTAACTCAAGGAGTACCTTAGTCCGCGCCTGGAATAGCTTGCAACAAGTTCTCGTGGACCGATGCAAGGGCGGCAGCAATCTCTTGCCGCTCATAAATTTCGCTATGGGACAGAAGTGCGTTTTGAGCTCGCAACGTAGTTATTGTCCAAGTACCAGGTGGAGCGGCTTCAGCACTTATGCGTAGGACGGAAGCCCGAAGAGCCGTTTCAAGGCCGAATGGGAGCGCCACCAGCATAAAAAGGGGCGCCGTCAAAATGAAGCTCAAAGCTTCAACGACGAGAGCCATGGCACGAACTTTAACCGCATAGGCAATGAAAAGAAGCATAGACAGAGCATTCCCGAAATGTTCCAAGACATCGTTTCCTAGCGACGCGTAAGTCTCGCTTTGTTTGAGAAATCCCAAACAAACGAGCATCAGAACGCTGACTATGAACATTGGATTGAAATACTCCGCTACTAATTTCTCTAATCTCCTGGTAAGTTGAAAGATCGTTTGAATGAATCTAACCAGCGTCTGCAGAATCCATGATGAAAAAGCGCTCAATGCCAGAAGAAAGGACGCTTCATCATTTGTAGTCCTCAGCACGAGCAGTTGGCTCGGATCCAAAGTTACTTCGGTGTGTTTTGCAAAGCTCACTGTCGATTTGCGTATGTTCTCGATGCGCTTTACGAGAATAGCTCTAGAGCGCTCTTTGAAGAGGGTATTTGCATACACTTGCCACACAACGACTATTACGATGAACGCGTCATACAGCCAATCTTGTGGGATTACAAAATATCCCGCGAGCAGCAATAGAAAAGTTTCGATCAAAATCATCAAGCGGACCTTATCTGTTTCGGTTGAGAACTCGTCCGGCGTGGAGGCAAAGCTGGCATAACGCGGTTCAAAGTGAAGGAACGGCGTAGAGAGTGTTATTACATGTACATCCTTGCGGGCTGCACGTGAGGCTCCCATCGCAGCCACTCCTCCGCCATGACTGTGACCAATTAGATAAATATATGGTGCATCGTTCTGTTCAATCCAATCCTGGGCTAGGCATGCAGCGGCCTCGCGTTCCGAATGGCTGTTGTCGCCGCTCCAAAGTAATGTGTCGATAGAACATGCTCCGAAGGCTTGCGTTACGTATGCTGCGAATCGACTCTCTGGTCGTGTCCAAGGCGCACGCCTAGCGAATGTTCCGTGCACAAGCAGTACAGACACCGGTCTTTCAGATCCTCTGTCAGCGCCTCGCTCAATACGTGGCGTTCTACGCAGGATATGACGTCTAAATGGCCCCGCAATCAGGGCAATGACTGCAACAGAGATTAAGGTTTTCCAGTACCAAGCCATAGGGTGACCCTCGGAAAATCTCGACAAACACCGCTGTCGATTGACGTTGATTTTGACGCCTCTTTTGGTGTTTGCACATCACCCAATTGGGTAAGTTTCAGGAAAGACTGGTTAGACGGGCGGATTCAACTGGAATGTCAGATAGCGGTCATTCGCTGGTGACTGCTACAGGCCAATTGGTTGTCGACCCAAAGTGGTTCTTGCAGCCTCCCCAGGCCCTACCAAATAGCAGTCGGAAAGGCTCGATCCAATTCTGGCGAATCGACAAACCGGTCGGCAGATGCGAAGAAGAGTGATGCGACAACCATTGAAACTCCCGATTGTGTACATTCACGAAGATCTGCTTCTGGCCCATATCTATCTAGTGCTGCTCAATGTGCAATTTGCCGCCGTGATGGTCAGCAAAAGAAGTTTCTGTGGCGTGGCCATTTTGTTGACGACGGCCGCGGCTCTAATGCCGGCCCTCAAAAAGCTCACCCACTCTCCCTGATGCCGGTAGTCAGTCGGCAAGCAGCTCAAATTCACCCGAATGGGGGATGGGCGCTCACATTAATTAGCTCTAGACTGCAAAAAAGGGGCTACATCATGAGAACGTTCTTCACGAATTCAGCCGGGTGGCTGCGCTTGGTTGTTTTCGCAACAAGTCTGACCACAGTCACCGGTTGTGGAAGCATCTTTCTTCTGGATGCCAACCGTGAAATCTATGACGATAGAAGTGGTGGCAAACCTGGTAAGAACGATATATCGGAACCAAAAAACAAGGACGATTGGTTTTTGGTCGAGATGTCCAACAGGTACGGCCTGATGTCCTTGTTTGCACTGACTGCCTACCGGTACGACATAGATCGAAAAGACCGTGACCGAATCGGATGCGATTACCTCAATCCCAGCTTTGTGGGCGATAGGCACTTCGGTATGCCTAGAAGCACTGCTGCTGCAGGACGTTGGGAAAGGTGGTTGCCGGAAAAAACTAAAGCAGGTGATCCATCGCCCTGCTTCAATGAAAGTGGCTTGTTCTACGAGACCTATGTTCATCGTAGTGCTGAAGAAAAAATTACTGAAGCCGTGATTGCTTTTCGAGGAAGCGAGACTAGAGCTGGACAGACCGCGTCAGATTGGGGTACCAACCTCTCAAATTTCTTCGGTTTTGAACCCCAGCAATATGCAATTGCGCGTCTCCACATTGAAAAGCTGACTGATCGAATCCTTGCCGAGGCGGCTGGGGTACCGATCTATGCTGTCGGGCACTCCCTAGGCGGTGGACTGGCACAACAGGCTGGATACCTGACGAAGTCAATAAAGGAGGTTTACGCCTTCGACACTTCCCCAGTCACGAACTGGACGCATCTCCGTAGGGACGGGGCTGTCAAACAGGGCTATCCCATCATCCATCGGGTTCACAACAGCGGTGAAGGCCTTGCAGGTTTTCGAGGCGTAGCTACAGCCGCTACACAAGCCAGATTTGGGAGACACGATGTGGCAGTTCAATTCGGGCCTAAGGCGCTTGTAGACGGGCATGCCATAACCATGTTGGCGTGCAACTTCGCTCTGATCATGAAAGAAACAAACTCACAAGGTGGTATGTACGACTACCCCACCAGCTACATCGTGGATCATGTGTTGAAACGGGATGGTGGGCCCAAGAAAGACGATGTGCGGGTCTGTGACGATGAAAACAAAGGCCAAGACTGACTGAACTTGAATGAAAAAAGGCGCCAGCAGGTGACTGCTGGCGCCCTGGCCCTTAGCGCCCATAGATGCCAAACTCGTCATGGGCGACCGGGGGTGTAAATGTTGACCTGTCCCAGAGGTATGAATGAAATTCAGTGAATATGTGATCACCGAGAGGGCCGGCATTCTGGTCGATCCGCTCGGCTTTCTGAAACCATCGCGCGCATTGCAGGACACGATCTTCCGGCAGTTCACGGTGCTGACGAACCGGCCCGGGTACCACGGCTTCTTGTGCATGGCGTGGCAGCTTCTGGATGGAGAGGGTTACAAGGCGGGCAGTGCTGGTTTCTCCCGCAAGTTCAGAGAGACTGAGATCTTCTGGGGCCTGCTGAACGCTGCGCATGGCACCACCATTTTGAATATCACCAAGTACAGGGATTTGCTGGGCGAGCGCATCGGCCTCAAAAAAATCTCGAGGCGCGACGCCATTTATTCCCGCTTGTCCTACGGCACGCTTGGCCACTACAGCCAGCCCAGCCTTGCTTGGGGGCTGCTCGAGCCTGGCGCGCGAGCGCTGAATGCGCAGGGCGCGGCACTTGCCAAGGCGGCTGCGAGCCGCGACGGACATGACTTCACCGATTGGCTGACCCGATGGAATGCCGGTGAGGAGTTTGTCAAGGCCGACCTGATGGAACTGCAGCAGGCTTTTCACCTCCAAGCGCTGCCGTCCACCGGCGAGCAGGCGCAATGGCAACAGTTGATCGAGCGCTGGACTAGGCTGCACACACATACCCAGCCCTTGTGGGAGCAGCCCGTGGGCTTTGAGGAACTGGACACGGCCGAGCTATCCCCGCGGGCGCATCACGAGTTTCATCAGACCTTGCAGGCGCGCTACCCTGCGCTAGCGGCAGAGATGGCCGCAATCGAGAGGTTTGAGCGCCTCTCGGGCGCGGTGCAGTTGATCTTTGATACCCGGCTGGCCATGCTTGAAGTGGCAAGCACAGCGCCGCTGGAGCCGATGGTAGAACGTGACGAACTGGCCGTGGCCATTGTGGCGATCGCTAAGGAGAACGCAATCTTGCAGGGGCACCAGCCGGGCAAGCTCTTTTCTGAGTTGGCGGCCACGCCGGGCAAGTACGAGAAGTTGGAGGACGTGATCATTTCGCACCACGTCAGGCATCAGCGGGCAAAAGGCGTCTCTCCCTTTCTGGAAGGTTCGCGCCTGCTCGTGACGGGCAAGGCCGACCGCAATGAAATCGGGCGGGTGCTTGAGGACGTGGATGGCTGCGCCACCGTCGGCGACAAGATCAACCACTTGCAATACCGCTCGCGCCGCGATTGGCATTTCAGGCGTTGCCGCATCTGGCATGACTGGGCTTTTGGAGCAGTGCAATGACCACGGCTGCAACCCATCACTCGCTGCGCGATTGCTTTACGGCCATCTTTGACGCGGCCGGCAAAGACCCCGTCGAGCACATCGTCGCCATGACGTACGAGTTTGAGGATCAGCAACTACTGAACCTACTTTCAGGTAGACCGATGGACGAGAACTTTCTGCCACGCAGGTTTGACCTGAAGAAAATTTCAGAGTTGGCACCGGTGGTCATCTATGACGCCAGAAAAACAAAGGAGGCGAATCTCGTTCCGCATTTCCTCGACCTGCTGCCGGTCAAGATGCCGGCCTTCTCGTGCCACCACCCCAAGGCTTACCTGGTTGTCACGCAGGCGAGCGTTCAATTGCTGCTGGGTTCCATGAACCTAACCCACACCGGGCTGTTCCGCAACCGCGAGCTCTTTCATGAGTTCCGCTGGAGCCAGAGTGAGACGCTGGACTTGGGCCTGCTTAACGACTTCACGGAAATTCTGGAGCAGCACCACGGCGACTTTGAGTCGGCGTCGCTAGGGGCGGCCATCACCGGATTGCGCCGACGTATTAGTGACTGGCAGAAAGGGCAGGGTGAAGCCAGGCACCACTTGGTGGCGTCGGGTTATGGCGCGACGAGCGGCCTTGCGCGCCTTGGCGCGCTGTGGCGCGAGCTGTCTAGCGGTGCGCGGGTTCGCCGGGTATTTGCCGTGTCGCCGTTCTTTGACTTGGGAACGGGCAGTGACACATTTGCTAGCATGCTGGTGCGTGAGTTCGGCGAGCTGGAGGGCCTGCACATCGTGACGGACCGCGCATGCATCGGCAAGTTGTGCAAAGGTCATTTTGCAGAAGTGCCGAAGCGCGTCCTGCACGCGATTGAAGAGGCGCTGGGTGAAGAAGAGCAACGGCGCATTGAAGTGGCCAATGATGGAGCCAACCGCGGGCTGCAGCTGCAACGCAAGCTGCACGCCAAGCTGATGGTGCTTTGCGGGGACGACGGCTTTCTCGTTTATGGCGGCAGTGCCAACTTCACCTGTAAGGCCTGGAACGGCGACAACCGCGAGATGGGCGTGGCCTGGTACGAGCGTGGCAGCGCGGCCAGGTTCATTGCCGGTGTTGAGGCAAGCCTGCACGCGGTGCGCGACAACCAGTACAGCTTGCTGCTTGATGCGCCGACGGTGTTTGAAGTTCAAGATGAAGACGACTACGAAGGCAAACCCGGCTACCCGGATTTTGTGCAGTCCATCGTGTTGGAGGAAGTTGCAGACTCGGCAAACTTCAGGTTCAGTGTGTCCGGCTCCGAGCTGGACAGGCTTGCCGAGTACGACATCTTCTGGGGCCATGAAAGGCTGCAATTCAATGCTGGTGTCTCGGTGCCCCTTGCCGCAAGCACTCTGTTTGCCCGGCTGCTGGGCGGGCGGAACCTGTGTTTTGTCTGGAAGGTAGATGCAGAGTGCAGGTTTTTTCTGCCCTTCCGCCACACGCCCGCATTGTTTGAAAAGCGCGACCTTCACCTGCACGAGTCGGCTGAAGACTGGATGCTGTACCAGCTGTGCATCGGCCAGTCAGGGCCTGCCGACCCTGACGAGAGTGTGCCGGGTGAGGGGGGTGAGATTGTCTGGAGCAGCCAGGCTTTCGACGGCAACCGTGAGGACAACGCAACGATCAAGGCGCAGCGCTACCTGAGCCTGTTCGCACAGTTGGAGGCGGAGTTTCACCGCCGGGCTGAAGCCGTGGGCGCGTTCCCGGTGGAACAGCGGCAGTCCGCCTGGAAGGCGACGGTGGCCACGCCGATCGAGACGCTGGCGGCCGTAATCACCCGGCAGCAATCAGGCCCTGTGGACCATTTGCTTCGCGTCTTTCAGCTCGGTGAACTGGCCTTGCTGGCGCGCGCGTTGCCAGCAGAAGGCGGTTCAGGCCAGGCCTTGCATGGTGCGATTCTCGCGAAGATGCCCGGCGATGCAGGCAATCCCGTGCTGGGCCAATACATCAGTTTTTGCGGAGGTGCGAATGTCGGTCAAGCGCTTTGACAAGATACTGAAGGAGGCGCCCCAGCGCGCCGAACTGGCAGCCGACTGGGCAAGGCAGCGGGCCACGGCGCGGGAGTTTTGCCGGCGGTTTGCCGAGGGCAGCGACACTCAATTGCTGGGCGACCAGGTCGGCATGGGCAAGACATATGTCGCCATGGCGGTGATTGCCAACACCGTGCTGGACAGCAGTAAGAACGGCTCAAAGGCGCTGTTGATCACGCCGCAGAGCGCGGTGCTGCGCTCCAAGTGGGAGCAGGAGCTGCGCAGCTTCAGCGGCAGCTATTTGTTGCCCGGTGTGAAGGGTGCCCTGAAGCCGCTGGTGGTTGACAGTTTCTGGGACTTGGTGGCCAATCTGCACGACCATGACGACACCGAAGTGTTGCGGATTTCCGATGGCAGGTACAAATGCATCCTCCATTCACTCTGGTGGTGGGCGATTGAAAAGGGATGGGTTAACAACAAGCAGTACTGGTGGCCCGAGCTGGAGAAGTTCGACTGGGCTTCTGCTGAGGCGATGAAGTTCGAATCGGAATTTTCTTCCGCAGCATGGTGGGCTTTCCTTGAGAAGCGGAACGCTGGAGACAATGACTCGCTGCACAAGTTGCTCAAACCCAAAGGCGGCATATGGAATGACCCTGCCGGTTCAGCCTACAAGGTAAAGAACCTCTTCAAGGACTTTGCGCTGGACCAGGACGCCTACGAGCCCAACGTTTTCATCCTGGGCATGAACGCCTTGGGTCGGCCCAAGAGCAACAGCTACCAGAACCAGCAGTTTGCAACGTTTGCGCTTGCAGTTCTGCTCAAGGGCCGGTGGAAGGAGACTTGGGAGTACACCCTGAAGTCCCTGCAAAAGTCGACCAACTCCATCCTGGCCGGGGCTGATGTGACGATGCTGACGAGCCTGAGCAATGCCGACCTTTACCGCACAAGGCACTTGGTGGGTGACGCACTGCAGGACGACAAGGAGCTTGAGGCGATCTGGCAGCTGCTTTTGAGGGACCCTGATGGACAGAAGCCTTCGACCATCAGGGACTTCTTTTCGGCCTTACTTGAGCGGGTGGTGGCCGCCAAGCTGAAGGAGTCCGGCATCAAGCTAGCCGTGGTGGACGAGGTGCACAACTGGAAGTCTGGCGCCAATGGGGCAAGAAGCTTCAAGAATAACTTTGCACCCGCCATTGACCACAAGCTGTTGATGTCGGCAACGCCCTTCCAGCTTGACAAGGTCGAAATGCACAACGTTTTTGAGTACGCCTATGCGCCGCAGGGGCGGTCATCGCAGGTACTGGACGAAATCTATGCCGGTGAAAGCCTGCTGGACAAGTGCATTGACGCCAACGGTCGCCTGTACCAGTCGCTGCGTAGCCTGGACGCTGAAGACTCTGCATTGCTTCTGGCGCCAGACCTGGCCGGGTTGCCGCTAGACGGCTTGGACGCCGGCTTGCAACTGATGGCGCGTGATGCAGGCGCATCGCCCGGCATTCAGGAGTTTGTCCTGAAAGCCTTTGAGTACCGGCAGGCCGTTGACGCACTGCTGCTCAAGCAGCGGCAGATCATGATCCGGCATGTGAAGACCCGCGACCACAGGAGCTTTCATGCGGGCAAAGAGTTTGCTGTCAAGACCGAGGGCCGGCATGCCATGTACAAGGTGCCGGGCTTCACCAGCCCGAAGCATGCCTTTATCAACTTGCTGGCCATGCGGCTGGACCAGCGTATCAGGGGCGACACCACGCCTGACAAGGCCAAGCCGGCGAATGCCCGCCTTGTGCGCGGCATGAGCTCGAGCCTTGCGGCCTTTCGTGAGAGCAGCAAGGGCGCTGCGGCGGCAGTCGCTGGCCTGCCGCCGGGCACACGTGACTACATGAAGCTGTTTGAGGACGCGATAGTGATGTCAAGGCACCCGAAGGTGTCGGCTACGGTGGAGCATGCCTTGCGAAACTACGAGGCGGGCCGCAAGACGCTGATCTTCTGTGAGCGGGTTGCGACGGCAGAGGAGATCGAAGAACTGTTGCAGGCCGAAATCGAGCAGGCGCTTGGCGCTGACACCGAGGACTTCAAGGCGACGCGCAAGAAAATTGTGGCGGATCACCTGTTCTCTGACGTGCAGTGGTACCGCTCGAGGACCCGGCTGGGTGCAGGGGGGGGCGTGAGCATTGCCGACGAAGTGACGCGCAATGACGCCATCGCCTTTGTTCAGTCGTGCCTGCGCAGGGCCAATACGCTTGCCACGCCGCGGCGGATTTTGCGGCTGCTGGACCTCTGGTTTTTGCGGGCGGAGTTTCGCCAGATCAAGCGCGGTGCTGCCGGCGGAACCGCGCTCGCGTTCCTTGCCGCGCTGACGGACAAGCTTGAGCACGACGTGGAGCGCGGTGAGGTGCTTGCTGCAGTGCTCAACCCGCAAAGCGACACCACGCTGGACGAGGAGGCTGCGACCCAATCGATTGAAGAAGTCCTGGCCAGCGGATTCATCAATGGTCAGAACTTGTGGTCACCCGATGAGGGAGCGGCGTTTGACACCGCGTTGTGGTCCTTGGTGGAGTCTGAAGCCAGTCAGTTTCTGCACGGGCCTGCCGCCACGGGAGCAAAGGAACTGGAGGCCGGAAACCTGGTTGCCTTCTATAGCATCCTGCTGGGTTTGCAGACGGGTTTGCGCAAGGTTGTGCTCCGGCCCGACCTGCTGCGCAGGACCTTGCCCGCGCCTGAGGGAAAGAGTTCAGCGCAGGCCGTGCTTGAAGGTGTGACCAGGCCGCGCGGTGACGGCGAGAGCATCTGGAAGAAAGTGACCCGATTTCTTGAGGGCCTGGAGCAGGCCAACGGGACGATCAACTCGCTGGACCAGACCAACACCCAGCGCCGCAGCCTGTGGCGCGGCGTTGAGCTGAAAGAAGACCCGCTGGTGATCAAGCTCGACGGCGACATGGCCGCTGCGCGTAGGGTTGTTGTGTGCGCGGCTTTCAACTCGCCGCTTGCACCCGACATCCTGGTTTGTACGGCCATCGGGTCCGAGGGCATTGACCTGCACAAGGAGTGTTCGGAGGTGATCCACCACGACCTGCCATGGAACCCGGCCCGGCTTGAGCAGCGAATCGGCAGGCTTGATAGGGTGGGGCGGCTGGGCGAGGCGTCGAGCGAGGACCTCCGAATCGGCATTCCCTTTCTCGCGCATGACTACGACCAGTATCAATATGAAAAGGTGCTTAGCCGTGGGCAGCTGTTTGAGTTGCTCCTGGGTACACCCGATTTTGATCTGTCAATTGACGAGGAAGACTATCAAGAAGGGGCTGAAAGCACAGTGATCGAAATTGACAGTGAAAAGGACGCGTCAAATGAAAAGGCGCTACCAATCCTGCCTGACAACCTCGTGCGGTGGCTCAGTGTGGACCTATCTTTAGCTGGAAATACCGGCGTTCGGGAACATTAACAACAGCAGTGGAAATGTCGGGCGTTACGCCGGAGGGAACCGGGCTCAACACGACGCCCGGTCGCTGCGCTGATCCGGGTAACGGTTTAATCCAAAAACCGGCGGCAATGACGGCTCTCGCCGTAGAGGGGCTTTTTCCGCCAGCTCTGATGCTAGGCTTTTCGAACTTACCAGACGCGGGCATTTCTGGGGCCGTTCAGACTCTGCGTCAGGCCATTCTTGAAGGCTGATCTTTCAGTATTTCACTTAGGGCGTGTTGGGGGCGGCTGCCGGAGCCGATGCTGGCGAGTACGGTTGGATGGTAGGTCTAACGATTGCTGCTATCTCCTATCCGAACAGCCCCGCCGGCTTCCAAGGGATGACGACGGCGGGTCTCGGGTCACCTCAAGTTATTGGCCAATGACTGCTTAGGAGTATCCAAATTTGCCCATAGCGAAGTCCACTGTGCAATTGCCGTAGTCAATATTTTGCAAAGTACACCTCCGCAAAGTGGACATTGCTAGAAGACCGGAAGTGGCCCGCAGCTGTCGACCCACAGCGGTCGCTTGGACCCCTGGAAAGCAGTCACTCACGTTTGATAGGTCGGGTTTGTCCGTACCGGATGCAGTCCAGTTAGGCCTCAATTCGCTCGAACTTCAGACCTGAATGATCCGTTTGGTCGATCAGTGCTACTGAGAACTGCTGTTCAACTGAACGTCCAAGTCCATCAACAAACCTGACAAGTAACGTGCCCTGTGTGTGGGGGAACCGGCTCGTCATCGTAATGTGAGTCGAATACTGTTCGCCCTTACTGAAGAGAGCCTGATTCAGGAGGCTTTGGCGAAACCCGTCGGGCAACAGAATCTCGGCGTAGACCGCCGTGGCATCATGGCCCACGTTGATGAAGGTCGCGTTGTATGTGGATTGACCATCCCCGCGGAATGCCCCTCCACCGCCCTCGACTCGGAACTTGGGTTGAGAAAGATCCTCCCGCAGACTTCTTTCAAACGCGAGAGCTTCTCTCTCACTCTCAACCTGAAGTCGAGAGACTTCAACCAATGCACGTTGCTGTTCAACGGAGTTTTTTAGTTCCTCGGCCTGAAGACGTAAGGCATCAGTGCTTAACCTGAGTTCATCCCCTTGCTGCAAATAGCCAAGAACAAGCCATAAGAAAGCAAGGGGCGCAAAGCATCCAGCAAGGAAGTCACCCCATTCATTTGGCGTCATCTTGGCTGTAGCCGTCGGATCGCGCAGGACCAAATAGGCGACTATCGCCAACCAAGCGAGCGAAAAAATTGTTCCGCTGGCGGTTCGATGAGGGCGCATACGCTCCTTGATATCTAATGTGAAGTTGACCGGACAACAACACTTTTCGGCAAAGCCGCCCTCTGCTGTTGTTGGTCTGTGTCAATTGACAAGTTAGAAA belongs to Rhodoferax saidenbachensis and includes:
- a CDS encoding DEAD/DEAH box helicase; translated protein: MSVKRFDKILKEAPQRAELAADWARQRATAREFCRRFAEGSDTQLLGDQVGMGKTYVAMAVIANTVLDSSKNGSKALLITPQSAVLRSKWEQELRSFSGSYLLPGVKGALKPLVVDSFWDLVANLHDHDDTEVLRISDGRYKCILHSLWWWAIEKGWVNNKQYWWPELEKFDWASAEAMKFESEFSSAAWWAFLEKRNAGDNDSLHKLLKPKGGIWNDPAGSAYKVKNLFKDFALDQDAYEPNVFILGMNALGRPKSNSYQNQQFATFALAVLLKGRWKETWEYTLKSLQKSTNSILAGADVTMLTSLSNADLYRTRHLVGDALQDDKELEAIWQLLLRDPDGQKPSTIRDFFSALLERVVAAKLKESGIKLAVVDEVHNWKSGANGARSFKNNFAPAIDHKLLMSATPFQLDKVEMHNVFEYAYAPQGRSSQVLDEIYAGESLLDKCIDANGRLYQSLRSLDAEDSALLLAPDLAGLPLDGLDAGLQLMARDAGASPGIQEFVLKAFEYRQAVDALLLKQRQIMIRHVKTRDHRSFHAGKEFAVKTEGRHAMYKVPGFTSPKHAFINLLAMRLDQRIRGDTTPDKAKPANARLVRGMSSSLAAFRESSKGAAAAVAGLPPGTRDYMKLFEDAIVMSRHPKVSATVEHALRNYEAGRKTLIFCERVATAEEIEELLQAEIEQALGADTEDFKATRKKIVADHLFSDVQWYRSRTRLGAGGGVSIADEVTRNDAIAFVQSCLRRANTLATPRRILRLLDLWFLRAEFRQIKRGAAGGTALAFLAALTDKLEHDVERGEVLAAVLNPQSDTTLDEEAATQSIEEVLASGFINGQNLWSPDEGAAFDTALWSLVESEASQFLHGPAATGAKELEAGNLVAFYSILLGLQTGLRKVVLRPDLLRRTLPAPEGKSSAQAVLEGVTRPRGDGESIWKKVTRFLEGLEQANGTINSLDQTNTQRRSLWRGVELKEDPLVIKLDGDMAAARRVVVCAAFNSPLAPDILVCTAIGSEGIDLHKECSEVIHHDLPWNPARLEQRIGRLDRVGRLGEASSEDLRIGIPFLAHDYDQYQYEKVLSRGQLFELLLGTPDFDLSIDEEDYQEGAESTVIEIDSEKDASNEKALPILPDNLVRWLSVDLSLAGNTGVREH
- a CDS encoding esterase/lipase family protein, giving the protein MAWYWKTLISVAVIALIAGPFRRHILRRTPRIERGADRGSERPVSVLLVHGTFARRAPWTRPESRFAAYVTQAFGACSIDTLLWSGDNSHSEREAAACLAQDWIEQNDAPYIYLIGHSHGGGVAAMGASRAARKDVHVITLSTPFLHFEPRYASFASTPDEFSTETDKVRLMILIETFLLLLAGYFVIPQDWLYDAFIVIVVVWQVYANTLFKERSRAILVKRIENIRKSTVSFAKHTEVTLDPSQLLVLRTTNDEASFLLALSAFSSWILQTLVRFIQTIFQLTRRLEKLVAEYFNPMFIVSVLMLVCLGFLKQSETYASLGNDVLEHFGNALSMLLFIAYAVKVRAMALVVEALSFILTAPLFMLVALPFGLETALRASVLRISAEAAPPGTWTITTLRAQNALLSHSEIYERQEIAAALASVHENLLQAIPGAD
- a CDS encoding ribonuclease E inhibitor RraB, whose product is MSDAAAMRIAQITAILLISLHCMTVQAQSPVPREQLEQMFANITKQTKWDMSRPMLWGYFFTNKSRPPLEAAAKELSAQGYKVVNIYLSDKDKPNAPDLWWLHVERVEAHSVESLHSRNTELAAFAKRSRLGAYDGMDVGPVAAVNK
- a CDS encoding DUF3144 domain-containing protein, which encodes MPKEVDDKFYDRADAHIHLTNDHQTEIGRGKASASMLYATARFNAWVSACGFSNGAEMEQAKTETLDYFLEQYRLMLEENLDDYILNFSKYMAPSDGDA
- a CDS encoding DUF6792 domain-containing protein, whose protein sequence is MRTFFTNSAGWLRLVVFATSLTTVTGCGSIFLLDANREIYDDRSGGKPGKNDISEPKNKDDWFLVEMSNRYGLMSLFALTAYRYDIDRKDRDRIGCDYLNPSFVGDRHFGMPRSTAAAGRWERWLPEKTKAGDPSPCFNESGLFYETYVHRSAEEKITEAVIAFRGSETRAGQTASDWGTNLSNFFGFEPQQYAIARLHIEKLTDRILAEAAGVPIYAVGHSLGGGLAQQAGYLTKSIKEVYAFDTSPVTNWTHLRRDGAVKQGYPIIHRVHNSGEGLAGFRGVATAATQARFGRHDVAVQFGPKALVDGHAITMLACNFALIMKETNSQGGMYDYPTSYIVDHVLKRDGGPKKDDVRVCDDENKGQD